From a single Mus musculus strain C57BL/6J chromosome 12, GRCm38.p6 C57BL/6J genomic region:
- the Vti1b gene encoding vesicle transport through interaction with t-SNAREs homolog 1B isoform 2 (isoform 2 is encoded by transcript variant 2), whose product MEEELRYAPLTFRNPMMSKLRNYRKDLAKLHREVRSTPLTAAPGGRGDLKYGTYTLENEHLNRLQSQRALLLQGTESLNRATQSIERSHRIATETDQIGTEIIEELGEQRDQLERTKSRLVNTNENLSKSRKILRSMSRKVITNKLLLSVIILLELAILVGLVYYKFFRHH is encoded by the exons atggaggaagaactACGATATGCACCCCTGACTTTCCGTAACCCCATGATGTCTAAGCTGAGAAACTACCGGAAGGACCTTGCTAAACTCCACCGTGAGGTGAGAAGTACACCTCTGACAGCCGCTCCTGGAGGCCGAGGAGACCTGAAGTATGGCACGTATACCTTGGAGAACGAGCATTTG AATCGACTACAGTCTCAAAGAGCATTACTCCTACAAGGCACTGAAAGCCTGAACCGGGCTACCCAAAGCATTGAGCGTTCTCATCGGATTGCCACAGAAACTGATCAAATTGGTACAGAAATCATAGAAGAGTTGGGGGAGCAACGAGACCAGTTGGAACGTACTAAGAGCAGA ctggtaaatacaaatgaaaatttgAGCAAAAGCCGGAAGATTCTTCGCTCAATGTCCAGAAA AGTGATAACCAACAAGTTGCTGCTCTCCGTCATCATCTTGCTGGAGCTAGCCATCCTGGTCGGTCTGGTGTATTACAAATTCTTTCGACACCATTGA